The Papaver somniferum cultivar HN1 chromosome 6, ASM357369v1, whole genome shotgun sequence genome segment ctttctttacaCAATCGGATTTTATACATGTACCACATAATCTGATTTTTGGAGTCTCTTCAGAATCGGGCTACATATTTTTCTTTATGTACCGATTTcttacttgatttttgtttatttttttgtgtAGAATGGACTTCGGACACCTACGATTTTACAATCTATATTTAATCTTGGAAGATATCCTGAGGAAACCACAAAGAGTGCCAGTGAGGAGCCTATATAAGTTTTCTTTCGGAGCTGAAACCCGTCTTGAACAAGCCCTCGCATTGATTGATAAACTTTCACTTGAAGAGCTTATTGAGGTCATGACGTTCTCCAggatgaggagaaacatgatttTAGCTCACAGGGAGCTCCATGCATAAATGGAAGGTATGTGGGAACTAATGGCTCAAACACAAGTTGTTGCTCCTGATGGTGGTGATGCTGATGTTGGTGCTGGTGCTCCTGCTGATGGTGGTGCTGCAAATGCTCCcggtggtgctgctgttgttgatGCTGGTGCTCCTGCTGTTTAAGTTTTTACGTTtaagttttagatattaaaagtTTAGGTTTATAATACTTGTGGTTATTTTAAGTTCTTAAAAAGAAGTAGGAGGTTTGTATTTTGGATGATATCTGTGTTGAACTTGATGAACTtgaagttttaattataattatgtgttgctcgataattctaggctgacatgccaacaatcggtttactcgatatgttATTATAACTCGATTGTGCAAAACATTATTTCTGGATGTTTTAAGCCAAGCTAGAATCGGATCACATATggaaatatataaaccgattggtgtcgggtgaaaattcaaaatttaaaatGACTCTAATCGGTTTACTTTGGTCGCAAGAAAGACCGATTCCTTGTGGCATATAAACACAATCGGATTTTATGGTCCTTCTAAAAGACCGATTATTTAAAATTATATcgtgttttttaaaaaaaaaaagtaatcgtTTGGGACTTTCTGTATAAATAGAGACCTCATCCTTGGACCAcatttgccccaaaattgatcattttattccccctcactccatatactccacaactactcatttcaaaCATATACATACAAGAAACGGCATCATTCGAATCCacggaagatttggcaatcacgaaagcatggtatgcggaaaatcgacttagacgtcaatcctccgaaagggaggattcaacaaccttttgggctaaagtacacaacaaatttatccaagaatttggaaatcctaacgcaagaagtgttcaacaagtccatgaaaggcacctagtcatcgaaaatgcgatacttgcttttttagctctccaacctccgatttttaacactcgcccaTTCACCTTGTCCATTacaatttgtaagtaattttgtggttttttttacgTACCCCGTGTTGTGTTATCTTCCaacgaaacaccactaacaaatgtaagcttgtttttttatttttgtaacacgaagtcgtgaaagcgcgctacttggaagtAAAAGGAGAAGCATTCTCctttgatgcaagctatcacttcttggcagatagaatcccggaggataacccggactacttaGATGCGGTATCGTCTTCATcagaggaagattgatggctttagaagtttttatataggttttgtgggtagacctctatgtaaaccctcacgagactataactcgtccactaaggtcgcctaggggtttaaaggcttgatgcatgtgctaaatgcatcctacaataataatgcaatgaatgaaaattggtaatgaaaggaaataatcggtttatatatgtcatAAGTAAAATCCGATTTCCAAAATCGGATTATAAAACATGTCAAAGTTAACCGATTACGGATGCCCTCTGTTAATTCGTAAACActaatccagaatcggtttacaagcgAATGAACGTAAACTGATTCTGGATTGGTGTttacgaaaaaaaaatcaaaaagttgATGTTTTGATGAACTCTCTAAAATTAGTTAATCTTacatccaaaacaaaattaactcctaatacgattaattagtgctaattaatcagGAATAAATAGGTAGTTTGGTAATTATATTGATAAGGGATGGTGTGAAGTGATTTCTAGTGACTTTTTTTGTCATctagctataggccccaattaaatgGTATAAGACCCAATTTAACCAGGTTTTAGTGGGAGAAACTGCAGCAGAGAAATGTAAGTTATTGCTAATTTTGCTACACGCGTGGCAAATATACAATTGGTCCCGTGAGGTGTTCCTCAAAAATATCTTATGTGTAATCCCCACATTCTTCCAAAACAACAAAAATTGACATAGGAATTTGTATCattataacaacaacaacactgaTCAAGAATACATTTGCTTTCAagcaaaattaaaagaaaaatgttCTTAAATTCCCAAGGAAATAACTAAATAGCTAGATATACGAAAGAAACGGAACATCACgttaaaaatctaaaaatttgcCCATTAATTTCCAAATTAAGCTGCAGCGGCAAGAATTTCATGTCTGCCTGGTAAATCAGAAAGATGGATATGTAAAAGTCTCCTTGCAGAAGTTCTTGGAACTGTAGCAGTTAATACCCCATCTTCATAAGCAGCTGAAATTGAACCAATATCAATCATACCAGGAAGTCTGAATTTTCTCATGAAACTTACTGCTGGTTTTGTTTCTTCATTTATTTCTTCTGTTCTTATTATCAAATATTTTGAATCTTCTACTTCTACtttaatttcttctttccttACACCTGTGCATCAACAAAAGAACCATTTATTAGCATGAAAGACAAATCCAGATGAACCACAAAAACAGATATGAGATTTTATATGATTACCAGGAAGGTTGGCTGTGTAGATATGAGATTCTAGAGTTTGTGTCCAGTGAACATAGTTATCAGGGGTgaagagagaagatggaaagagAAATGGTGTATTCAAGAATAAGCGTGACCATGGTGATTCTTGAAATGTAAACTCCATTTCTTTCCCTTTCTGTGAAGTTTTTGTTTGAGGCTGAAGCTTCTAAGTCACGTTCTTGGATTACCTTACTATTTTAATGTGGTGTTATTATTGGGACTGGGAGCTTCTAAAAAACGGATATGGCTGGTGCCTTTGGCGGTGTTGCTAAAATCTATGTTGAGAAATTGCTTATAAAAAAATGAACGGTTATCGATTGTTGGTTGGAACTGTGAATATACTGAAATGTCCTGGTTTGAGTTAACCCTCAAGATCTCTAattattttactatttattttcgATGAAAGTATCTCCACTTCCACTAGAATCAGTCTAAACCGTTTTGGTGTGCCACAATTTTCATTACCCTGTTTTCAGTTGATTTGTTAAAAAATGACTTTCTCAGATATGTTAATCAAATATGAAAAATGGATATATGTTTAGAAGAGTATAAAATTGAACTACTGGTGTATTTTTTCTATGAGCAAACTATTTTATAAATTAATCAAATTTCGGTTGTAAATTCCTCCCTCTTCCGCAGACATAATATTGGAGACTAATATTGCAACCGTGTAAACAACCAAGAATTCGCGAACGACGCTGGTGTGTTGGTATTGCCATGTCGTTAAGGTCCCCTGAACTGAACGTAAAACAGAGCGTGTGCCATTTGGATCGGTTTATTTCAAGAACATGGGGATTGTAACACATAAAGTCCATGTCGATTCATGTACAT includes the following:
- the LOC113285755 gene encoding 15.4 kDa class V heat shock protein-like; this encodes MEFTFQESPWSRLFLNTPFLFPSSLFTPDNYVHWTQTLESHIYTANLPGVRKEEIKVEVEDSKYLIIRTEEINEETKPAVSFMRKFRLPGMIDIGSISAAYEDGVLTATVPRTSARRLLHIHLSDLPGRHEILAAAA